The Desulfovibrio sp. Fe33 genome includes a window with the following:
- the prsK gene encoding XrtA/PEP-CTERM system histidine kinase PrsK: MTVMAVSQMLVAALLVLYPVYGLVRYGVSLSRLALTLALWSFAALNILDYLALEHATRYMLYKRPALWVEAALCPVLLFFSQTYNREFSFRRMPIIHKALMVLSFIPAVMTLVFPASRFFYSPDFEMDRVLFLEPVAFFFYLQILLLMAVSLFNLEVTVTSARHGIKWKIKFAILGAGAIIATYMLYFSQSLALRSLDMDYQLQRAWGAGLGVLMIMYSELSRGSDEHIVISRQLAFRSFVFLFFALFLVGVGVVGEGIKLFGSDFSTVAFMGVAFLGGLALIACMLSESLRRKIRLFIQRHFYGDKYDYRDEWKKFTNRVINAGTREELYRNILIFYCEIFGVGNGAIFLQGRHSRDYSPVLLHEMDETRLTLSNKSRLVATLCENAGLLDLKERPIECEEEVDEFLKDRKIRFILPILSNDVLHGLIVLGSPINPLERYDVEDRELMETVAGQVAALVVNIRLGDELAEARDMEGFGRVAAFVLHDLKNQVYPLSLLAENAREFIDDKEFQEDMLDSLDNIVTRMNELIAQLTNIPKNDSLRLEVIDLLDLARDAAKEVPDAEIEFKGNGVKARVDVEQMRKVALNLFLNALEAGESNKFTVQVEYDNGSVFRVIDNGRGIDEDILQEGLFVPFKTTKKKGMGIGLYQSKRIVEAHGGGLYATAGDAGGAVFSVVLPDPSGDNV; encoded by the coding sequence CTGGCGCTGGAGCACGCGACCAGGTACATGCTCTACAAGCGTCCGGCCCTGTGGGTCGAGGCGGCCCTGTGCCCCGTGCTGCTGTTCTTCAGCCAGACCTACAATCGGGAATTCTCCTTCAGGCGGATGCCGATCATCCACAAGGCGTTGATGGTCCTTTCCTTCATTCCCGCCGTCATGACCCTGGTATTCCCGGCCTCCCGCTTCTTCTACTCCCCGGATTTCGAGATGGACAGGGTCCTCTTCCTGGAGCCCGTGGCCTTTTTCTTCTATCTCCAGATTCTTCTGCTGATGGCCGTAAGCCTCTTCAATCTGGAAGTGACCGTGACCAGCGCGCGTCACGGCATCAAGTGGAAGATCAAGTTCGCCATTCTCGGAGCAGGGGCGATCATCGCCACCTACATGCTCTACTTCAGCCAGAGTTTGGCGTTGCGCTCCCTGGACATGGACTATCAGCTCCAGCGCGCCTGGGGCGCAGGCCTCGGCGTGCTCATGATAATGTACTCGGAGCTGAGCCGGGGCAGCGACGAACACATCGTCATATCGCGGCAGCTCGCCTTCCGTTCCTTCGTGTTCCTCTTTTTCGCCCTCTTTCTCGTGGGCGTGGGCGTGGTCGGCGAAGGGATCAAGCTCTTCGGCAGCGATTTCAGCACCGTGGCCTTCATGGGCGTGGCCTTCCTCGGCGGGCTGGCCCTGATAGCCTGTATGCTGTCCGAGAGCCTTCGTCGGAAAATCAGGTTGTTCATCCAGCGCCACTTCTACGGCGACAAGTACGACTACCGCGACGAGTGGAAGAAGTTCACCAATCGCGTCATCAACGCCGGGACCCGCGAAGAGCTGTATCGCAACATTCTGATCTTTTATTGCGAGATTTTCGGTGTCGGCAACGGCGCCATCTTTCTGCAAGGCCGTCATAGCCGGGATTATTCGCCGGTGCTGCTGCACGAGATGGACGAAACCAGGCTGACGCTGTCGAACAAGTCCCGGTTGGTGGCTACGCTGTGCGAGAACGCCGGTCTCCTGGACCTCAAGGAACGGCCGATCGAATGTGAGGAAGAGGTGGACGAGTTTCTCAAGGACAGGAAGATTCGCTTCATCCTGCCGATTTTGAGCAACGACGTCCTGCACGGCCTCATCGTGCTCGGCTCGCCCATCAATCCGCTGGAGCGGTACGACGTGGAGGACCGGGAGCTGATGGAGACCGTGGCGGGCCAGGTGGCGGCCCTGGTCGTGAACATCCGCCTGGGCGACGAGTTGGCCGAGGCCCGCGACATGGAAGGGTTCGGCCGTGTGGCGGCCTTCGTTCTCCATGATCTCAAGAATCAGGTCTATCCGCTGTCCCTGCTGGCCGAGAACGCCCGTGAATTCATCGACGACAAGGAGTTCCAGGAGGACATGCTCGACTCCCTGGACAACATCGTCACGCGGATGAATGAGCTTATCGCCCAGTTGACCAACATTCCCAAGAACGACTCCCTCCGGCTCGAAGTGATCGATCTTCTGGACCTTGCCAGGGACGCCGCCAAGGAGGTGCCCGACGCGGAGATCGAATTCAAGGGCAACGGGGTCAAGGCGAGGGTGGACGTGGAGCAGATGCGCAAGGTCGCCCTCAATCTTTTCCTGAACGCCCTCGAGGCCGGAGAGAGCAACAAGTTCACGGTCCAGGTGGAGTACGACAACGGGTCGGTGTTCCGGGTCATCGACAACGGACGCGGCATTGACGAGGACATCCTCCAGGAGGGCCTCTTCGTGCCTTTCAAAACCACCAAGAAGAAGGGCATGGGGATCGGCCTCTACCAGAGCAAACGAATCGTCGAAGCCCACGGCGGCGGTCTTTACGCCACGGCGGGCGATGCAGGCGGGGCGGTATTCAGCGTGGTGCTGCCCGATCCGTCCGGGGACAACGTCTAA
- the prsR gene encoding PEP-CTERM-box response regulator transcription factor, with protein sequence MQKLLIIDDNEEVRRQLKWGLSRSNYELLFGCDGVEGLALFEKHRPPVVTLDLGLPPNENGVEEGLRVLGEILRLDPLVKVIVITGNEEHDAALKAIQLGAYDYYKKPIDLNELKVIIERAMYLKTLETENLNLRQQSVNELGIVGECSGIRQVFTQIERVAASDVPVLITGESGTGKELVARAIHRKSLRADKEMVCINCGAIPENLLESELFGHEKGAFTGASKTVKGKVEYADKGTLFLDEVGEMPMQLQVKLLRFLQEMVITRVGGRKEIGVDVRIITATNIDINEAMANGTLREDLFYRIGVMNIALPPLRERGEDIELLANYFNKSVNIGPRKDFKSFSRKAMECIRGYDWPGNIRELENRVKRAVIMANGPEITPEDLGLSPDDASRLRQRSDDISLKEARSLLERDMVESALNRHSGNVAKAAGALGVSRPTLYDLMKRHNIRGD encoded by the coding sequence ATGCAGAAATTACTCATCATAGACGACAACGAGGAAGTCCGCCGCCAGCTCAAGTGGGGGCTGTCGCGATCCAATTACGAATTGCTTTTCGGCTGCGACGGCGTCGAGGGATTGGCCCTGTTCGAGAAGCACCGCCCGCCGGTGGTCACCTTGGACCTGGGCCTGCCGCCCAACGAGAACGGCGTGGAGGAAGGGCTGCGGGTCCTGGGCGAAATCCTGCGTCTCGACCCCTTGGTCAAGGTCATCGTCATCACCGGCAACGAGGAGCATGACGCCGCGCTCAAGGCCATCCAGCTCGGTGCCTACGACTATTACAAGAAGCCCATCGACCTCAACGAACTCAAGGTCATCATCGAGCGGGCCATGTACCTGAAAACCCTGGAAACCGAGAACCTGAACCTTCGTCAGCAATCGGTCAACGAACTGGGCATCGTCGGCGAGTGCTCCGGCATCCGGCAGGTGTTCACCCAGATCGAGCGGGTGGCCGCTTCGGACGTGCCCGTGCTCATTACCGGCGAATCCGGCACCGGCAAGGAGCTGGTGGCCCGCGCCATCCACAGGAAGAGCCTGCGCGCCGACAAGGAAATGGTCTGCATCAACTGCGGGGCCATTCCGGAAAATCTTCTCGAATCCGAGCTGTTCGGCCACGAGAAGGGGGCCTTCACCGGGGCGAGCAAGACGGTCAAGGGCAAGGTGGAATACGCGGACAAGGGCACTCTCTTCCTCGACGAGGTGGGGGAAATGCCCATGCAGCTTCAGGTCAAGCTGCTGCGCTTCCTTCAGGAGATGGTCATCACCCGTGTGGGCGGCCGCAAGGAGATCGGTGTGGACGTTCGCATCATCACGGCGACCAACATAGACATCAACGAGGCCATGGCCAACGGGACCCTTCGCGAAGACCTCTTCTACCGAATCGGGGTCATGAACATCGCATTGCCTCCCCTGCGGGAGCGCGGAGAAGACATCGAGCTGCTGGCCAACTATTTCAACAAGAGCGTCAACATCGGCCCCCGCAAGGATTTTAAAAGCTTCAGCCGCAAGGCCATGGAGTGCATCCGCGGCTACGATTGGCCGGGCAATATCCGTGAGTTGGAAAATCGGGTCAAGCGAGCGGTCATCATGGCCAACGGTCCCGAGATAACTCCCGAGGATTTGGGGTTGAGTCCGGATGATGCCTCGCGCCTCAGGCAGCGGTCGGACGACATCTCCCTCAAGGAAGCGCGCTCCCTGCTGGAGCGGGACATGGTGGAGTCCGCCCTGAACCGTCATTCCGGCAACGTGGCCAAGGCAGCGGGCGCGCTCGGCGTGAGCCGTCCGACCCTGTACGATCTGATGAAGCGTCACAACATCAGGGGAGACTAG